From Syngnathoides biaculeatus isolate LvHL_M chromosome 19, ASM1980259v1, whole genome shotgun sequence, a single genomic window includes:
- the myom1b gene encoding myomesin-1 isoform X5 has product MFGVEEHVLIKLSNANPAGETNRQAPPSMSGSVPFYRKYRRGYDRGYRYQSGGRYAASASGGSGGTRTRGLDWSSQSGLDPLTKGTKPSYLAVDRENQIIGYVVPIFRTSQEFAAGYSDKTKLRDTAAYMESRDVFTSGLEMERSEQISRKEAMRETAQRISFNKTVHEHEEHFKRMNEDSLMHGPEFIIKPRSHTVWEKQCVRLHCTISGWPDPRVVWYKNNVAIDPLANTGKYKIESKYSVHSLEINRCDFEDTAQYRVSAMNVKGEASAFASVVVKRFKGEVDEFLPAPRLGPVSEYGITFQTHMVDKFGVSFGREGETMSLGCTVIIHPALDRYQPEVQWYRDGVLLSPSKWNHMHWSGDRATLTLTHLNKEDEGLYTLRVSTKSGSKTYSAYVFVRDADAEVEGAPGAPLDVCCLDANKDYIIVSWKQPAVDGGDSILGYFVDRCEVGTSHWIQCNDTPVKFARFPVTGLVEGRSYIFRVRAVNKSGMSRPSRVSEPVAAMDPADRARMRGTSAPWTGQIIVTEEEPAEGIVPGRPRELQVTEATKNYLVLSWKPPGEKGLEGVMYYVEKCVSGTDSWQRVNTEIPVKSPRFALFDLAEGNSYSFRVRCCNAAGVGEPSDPTEATTVGDKLDTPSAPSKVVPTRNTDTSVVVSWEASHDAKELVGYYIEASIVGSNVWEPCNNKPVNVTRFICHGLMTGEKYVFRVRAVNPAGLSQFSPESEPVEVKAAIGGGIPHGVLPETGPGGNQGQLTAHRPHWTGAHDTVQILADTKSKAQADPELPVRGPGAAAAAVVASSGPSDCNNKGSERGCANPIAANEPPSEPPPGLLCEALTDIAAHLGTPCAEGPAEKTARNPPGVKQACELSVDASANREPAGPDARAENEASPAPPFGISVLECVRDSMVLTWKQPTFIGGADISGYFVDYREVVDGVAGEWHEANIRAVSERAYRVTDLKENKKYQFQVRAANIAGVGIPSLPSETFLCEEWTIAVPGPPHDLQLREVRADSMVLLWRPPVYQGRNPVNGFYVDMKEAEGPEEAWRGLNTKASQNTFFKVKNLKEEGTYVFRVRAQNQAGVGKTSDISEPVQAVTRPGTKEIAVDVDDDGIISLNFECADMTPDSKFVWSKNYEDMDDSPRLTVESKGNKSKLTFESPGEEDIGIYSCLVTHTDGASSSYTISPEELKRLLEISRDHKFPTIPLKSDLAVEMLEKGRVRFWLQAEQISGNAKVDYVFNDNVVTQGEKYKMSFDKNTGVVEMIMESLMPEDEGTFTFQMQDGKATNQSSLVLIGDVFKDLQKESEFQRKEWFRKQGPHFIEYLGYEVTPECCVVLKCKVGNIKKETSAVWYKDGREIKADQNLAFTEGVLKLEIAQISKKDAGVYETVLKDDRGKDASKLNLTDQCFKNLMNEVFNYIANSSTPLKITSTDQGIRLYTFVSYYNDLLPVTWHYKDSAVAFSERLKSGVVGDQLWLQISEPTEKDMGKYAIEFNINEGGGGLRRTVELSGQAYEDALAEFRRLKAAAIAEKYRARVAGGLPDVVTIQEGKALNLTCNISGDPLPQVTWLKNDRELTSDGHCVLRLESGKFASFTITAVSTADTGKYSILVKNKHGTESAEFTVSVFIPEDVAGRKK; this is encoded by the exons ATGTTCGGCGTGGAGGAACATGTTCTGATAAAGCTCTCGAACGCTAACCCAGCAGGGGAAACAAATCGGCAGGCACCGCCAAGCATGTCCGGCTCGGTACCGTTCTACCGCAAGTACCGCCGCGGCTACGACCGGGGATACCGGTACCAGTCGGGCGGCAGGTACGCTGCGAGCGCCAGCGGCGGCAGCGGTGGCACCAGAACCAGGGG GCTTGATTGGTCCTCACAATCTGGATTGGACCCGCTGACGAAGGGAACTAAGCCCTCCTACTTAGCTGTGGACCGTGAGAACCAAATCATCGGCTACGTGGTGCCCATCTTCAGGACCAG CCAAGAGTTTGCGGCGGGATATTCGGACAAGACAAAACTGCGGGACACTGCCGCCTATATGGAGAGCCGCGATGTGTTCACCAGCGGTCTGGAGATGGAACGGTCGGAGCAGATCTCCAGGAAGGAGGCCATGCGTGAAACGGCCCAGCGTATCTCGTTTAATAAAACG GTCCACGAACACGAGGAGCACTTCAAGCGCATGAACGAAGACAGCCTGATGCACGGCCCGGAGTTCATCATCAAGCCTCGCTCGCACACCGTGTGGGAGAAGCAGTGCGTGAGGCTCCACTGCACCATCAGCGGCTGGCCAGACCCCCGAGTCGTTTG GTACAAAAATAACGTGGCCATCGACCCCCTTGCCAATACCGGCAAGTACAAAATCGAAAGCAAATACAGCGTGCACTCACTGGAGATCAACAG GTGCGATTTTGAGGACACGGCCCAGTATCGCGTCTCGGCCATGAATGTCAAGGGGGAGGCGTCGGCCTTCGCCTCGGTCGTCGTAAAAA GGTTTAAAGGGGAAGTGGACGAGTTCCTGCCCGCACCGAGAC TGGGACCCGTGTCCGAGTATGGCATCACCTTCCAGACCCACATGGTCGACAAGTTCGGCGTGTCCTTCGGCAGGGAGGGTGAGACGATGAGCTTGGGGTGCACGGTCATCATCCACCCGGCTCTGGACCGCTACCAACCTGAAGTGCAGTGGTACAGAGACG GCGTTCTGCTGTCACCGTCCAAGTGGAACCACATGCACTGGAGCGGTGACCGGGCCACACTAACCCTCACACACCTCAACAAAGAAGACGAAGGGCTCTACACACTCCGCGTCTCCACCAAGTCTGGATCCAAAACCTACTCTGCCTACGTTTTTGTGAGAG ATGCTGACGCCGAGGTGGAAGGAGCGCCAGGGGCCCCCCTGGATGTGTGCTGCCTTGATGCCAACAAGGACTACATCATAGTCTCCTGGAAGCAGCCGGCAGTCGACGGTGGCGACTCAATCCTGGGTTACTTTGTAGACAG GTGTGAGGTTGGGACAAGCCACTGGATCCAGTGCAACGACACCCCTGTCAAGTTTGCCCGATTCCCGGTCACCGGATTGGTCGAAGGCCGTTCCTATATTTTCCGTGTGCGCGCCGTCAACAAGAGTGGCATGAGCCGTCCTTCCCGGGTGTCCGAGCCCGTGGCCGCCATGGACCCGGCTGACCGCGCCCGCATGAGAG GTACCTCTGCTCCTTGGACTGGCCAGATCATCGTCACAGAGGAGGAACCTGCAG AGGGTATTGTTCCTGGCAGACCTCGTGAACTGCAGGTGACAGAAGCAACCAAGAACTACTTGGTGCTCAGCTGGAAGCCCCCTGGCGAGAAAGGCCTGGAAGGTGTCATGTACTATGTGGAGAAG TGTGTCTCAGGCACAGACAGCTGGCAAAGGGTGAACACCGAGATTCCGGTCAAGTCGCCTCGTTTCGCACTGTTTGACCTGGCCGAGGGAAACTCCTACAGCTTCCGCGTCCGTTGCTGCAACGCCGCCGGGGTCGGCGAACCATCCGACCCCACTGAAGCCACCACGGTCGGCGACAAGCTCG ACACTCCATCTGCTCCGAGCAAAGTGGTCCCAACGAGGAACACGGACACGTCGGTGGTGGTTTCCTGGGAAGCGTCCCATGATGCCAAAGAGTTGGTGGGCTACTACATCGAGGCCAGCATCGTGGGCAGCAATGTCTGGGAGCCGTGCAACAACAAACCCGTCAACGTGACCAG GTTTATCTGTCACGGTCTGATGACCGGAGAGAAGTATGTGTTCAGGGTGAGGGCCGTGAACCCCGCAGGACTCAGTCAGTTCTCTCCGGAATCAGAGCCTGTGGAGGTGAAGGCTGCGATCG GGGGCGGCATCCCTCATGGTGTGTTGCCGGAGACGGGGCCGGGGGGTAACCAGGGTCAACTAACCGCGCACAGGCCACACTGGACGGGCGCGCATGACACTGTCCAGATCCTGGCTGACACAAAAAGCAAAGCTCAGGCCGACCCCGAGCTCCCCGTGAGGGGGcccggggcggcggcggcggcggtggtggcTAGCTCCGGCCCCTCGGACTGTAACAACAAAGGGTCAGAGAGGGGCTGCGCGAACCCGATTGCGGCGAACGAGCCGCCCTCAGAGCCTCCGCCAGGCTTACTTTGTGAAGCACTTACTGACATAGCAGCACACTTAGGCACGCCTTGCGCCGAGGggccagctgaaaagacagCCCGTAACCCCCCAGGGGTCAAGCAGGCATGCGAGTTGTCAGTAGATGCTTCTGCTAACCGGGAGCCGGCGGGGCCGGACGCACGGGCTGAAAATGAAG CGTCGCCTGCGCCGCCATTCGGCATCAGCGTGCTGGAGTGCGTACGTGACTCCATGGTGCTGACGTGGAAGCAGCCCACCTTCATCGGAGGCGCCGATATCAGCGGGTACTTCGTGGACTACCGCGAGGTCGTCGATGGCGTGGCGGGAGAGTGGCACGAGGCCAATATCAGAGCGGTCAGCGAGCGCGCCTACAGG GTGACCGACCTGAAGGAGAACAAGAAGTACCAGTTCCAGGTTCGGGCGGCAAACATTGCGGGCGTCGGCATCCCGTCCCTTCCGAGTGAAACGTTCCTGTGCGAAGAGTGGACCATCGCGGTTCCAG GACCTCCTCACGATCTGCAGCTGCGAGAGGTCCGAGCCGACTCCATGGTGTTGCTTTGGAGACCTCCAGTGTACCAAGGGCGGAATCCCGTCAACGGCTTCTACGTAGATATGAAGGAGGCCGAAGGCCCAGAGGAAGCTTGGAGAGGACTCAACACCAAGGCCTCGCAGAACACCTTCTTCAAG GTGAAGAACCTGAAGGAGGAAGGGACGTACGTATTCCGCGTGCGAGCTCAGAACCAAGCCGGCGTGGGGAAGACCTCGGACATCTCCGAGCCTGTCCAAGCCGTGACCAGGCCGG GCACCAAGGAGATCGCGGTGGACGTGGACGATGACGGCATCATCTCTCTCAACTTCGAATGCGCCGACATGACCCCTGACTCCAAATTCGTGTGGTCCAAGAACTACGAGGACATGGACGACTCGCCGCGCCTGACCGTGGAAAGCAAAGGGAACAA ATCCAAACTCACGTTCGAGTCCCCCGGAGAGGAAGACATCGGTATTTATTCATGCCTGGTCACCCACACCGATGGCGCTTCATCCAGCTACACCATCTCACCCGAAG AGTTGAAGAGACTGCTGGAGATCAGCCGTGATCACAAGTTCCCCA CTATCCCGCTCAAGTCCGATTTGGCCGTGGAGATGCTGGAGAAGGGCAGAGTTCGCTTCTGGCTGCAGGCCGAGCAGATTTCGGGGAACGCCAAAGTGGACTACGTGTTCAACGACAACGTGGTGACTCAAGGCGAG AAATACAAGATGAGCTTTGACAAGAACACGGGCGTGGTCGAGATGATCATGGAGTCTCTGATGCCGGAGGATGAAGGCACCTTCACCTTCCAGATGCAGGACGGAAAAGCCACCAACCAGTCCAGTTTGGTACTCATAGGAGACG TGTTCAAGGATCTGCAGAAGGAATCGGAGTTCCAGAGGAAAGAATGGTTCCGAAAACAAG GTCCTCACTTTATTGAGTATTTAGGCTATGAGGTCACTccagaatgttgtgtggtgctGAAGTGTAAG GTGGGGAACATCAAGAAAGAGACGTCGGCGGTCTGGTACAAGGACGGGCGGGAGATCAAGGCGGACCAGAATCTGGCCTTCACCGAGGGCGTCCTCAAACTGGAAATTGCGCAG ATTTCCAAGAAGGACGCCGGCGTGTACGAAACGGTCTTGAAGGACGACCGGGGAAAAGACGCGTCCAAGTTAAATCTGACGGACcaat GTTTCAAGAACCTGATGAACGAAGTCTTCAACTACATCG CTAACTCGTCCACGCCGCTGAAGATCACGAGCACGGACCAGGGAATTCGCCTCTACACCTTCGTCAGCTACTACAACGACCTGCTGCCCGTCACGTGGCATTACAA AGACTCGGCCGTCGCCTTCTCGGAGCGACTGAAGAGCGGCGTGGTGGGCGATCAGCTGTGGCTGCAGATCAGCGAGCCCACCGAGAAGGACATGGGCAAGTACGCCATCGAGTTCAACATCAACGAGGGCGGGGGCGGCCTGAGGAGGACCGTGGAGCTGTCGGGTCAAG CCTATGAGGACGCGTTGGCGGAATTCAGGAGACTCAA AGCGGCCGCCATTGCAGAAAAAT ATCGCGCCCGAGTGGCAGGAGGCCTCCCCGACGTGGTCACTATCCAGGAGGGCAAG GCGCTCAACCTCACCTGCAACATCTCGGGCGATCCGCTGCCCCAGGTGACGTGGCTGAAGAACGACCGGGAGCTGACGTCCGACGGGCACTGCGTCCTCCGCCTGGAGTCGGGCAAGTTCGCCAGCTTCACCATCACGGCGGTGAGCACGGCCGACACGGGCAAGTACAGCATCCTGGTGAAGAACAAGCACGGCACGGAGAGCGCGGAATTCACCGTAAGTGTCTTCATCCCCGAGGATGTGGCCGGCCGCAAAAAGTGA
- the myom1b gene encoding myomesin-1 isoform X2 yields MFGVEEHVLIKLSNANPAGETNRQAPPSMSGSVPFYRKYRRGYDRGYRYQSGGRYAASASGGSGGTRTRGLDWSSQSGLDPLTKGTKPSYLAVDRENQIIGYVVPIFRTSQEFAAGYSDKTKLRDTAAYMESRDVFTSGLEMERSEQISRKEAMRETAQRISFNKTVHEHEEHFKRMNEDSLMHGPEFIIKPRSHTVWEKQCVRLHCTISGWPDPRVVWYKNNVAIDPLANTGKYKIESKYSVHSLEINRCDFEDTAQYRVSAMNVKGEASAFASVVVKRFKGEVDEFLPAPRLGPVSEYGITFQTHMVDKFGVSFGREGETMSLGCTVIIHPALDRYQPEVQWYRDGVLLSPSKWNHMHWSGDRATLTLTHLNKEDEGLYTLRVSTKSGSKTYSAYVFVRDADAEVEGAPGAPLDVCCLDANKDYIIVSWKQPAVDGGDSILGYFVDRCEVGTSHWIQCNDTPVKFARFPVTGLVEGRSYIFRVRAVNKSGMSRPSRVSEPVAAMDPADRARMRGTSAPWTGQIIVTEEEPAEGIVPGRPRELQVTEATKNYLVLSWKPPGEKGLEGVMYYVEKCVSGTDSWQRVNTEIPVKSPRFALFDLAEGNSYSFRVRCCNAAGVGEPSDPTEATTVGDKLDTPSAPSKVVPTRNTDTSVVVSWEASHDAKELVGYYIEASIVGSNVWEPCNNKPVNVTRFICHGLMTGEKYVFRVRAVNPAGLSQFSPESEPVEVKAAIGGGIPHGVLPETGPGGNQGQLTAHRPHWTGAHDTVQILADTKSKAQADPELPVRGPGAAAAAVVASSGPSDCNNKGSERGCANPIAANEPPSEPPPGLLCEALTDIAAHLGTPCAEGPAEKTARNPPGVKQACELSVDASANREPAGPDARAENEASPAPPFGISVLECVRDSMVLTWKQPTFIGGADISGYFVDYREVVDGVAGEWHEANIRAVSERAYRVTDLKENKKYQFQVRAANIAGVGIPSLPSETFLCEEWTIAVPGPPHDLQLREVRADSMVLLWRPPVYQGRNPVNGFYVDMKEAEGPEEAWRGLNTKASQNTFFKVKNLKEEGTYVFRVRAQNQAGVGKTSDISEPVQAVTRPGTKEIAVDVDDDGIISLNFECADMTPDSKFVWSKNYEDMDDSPRLTVESKGNKSKLTFESPGEEDIGIYSCLVTHTDGASSSYTISPEELKRLLEISRDHKFPTIPLKSDLAVEMLEKGRVRFWLQAEQISGNAKVDYVFNDNVVTQGEKYKMSFDKNTGVVEMIMESLMPEDEGTFTFQMQDGKATNQSSLVLIGDVFKDLQKESEFQRKEWFRKQGPHFIEYLGYEVTPECCVVLKCKVGNIKKETSAVWYKDGREIKADQNLAFTEGVLKLEIAQPDPPAGSADDHPISKKDAGVYETVLKDDRGKDASKLNLTDQCFKNLMNEVFNYIANSSTPLKITSTDQGIRLYTFVSYYNDLLPVTWHYKDSAVAFSERLKSGVVGDQLWLQISEPTEKDMGKYAIEFNINEGGGGLRRTVELSGQAYEDALAEFRRLKAAAIAEKYRARVAGGLPDVVTIQEGKALNLTCNISGDPLPQVTWLKNDRELTSDGHCVLRLESGKFASFTITAVSTADTGKYSILVKNKHGTESAEFTLEVIEGTPDLGVTSYWTDAEGNVVFGSNTPEDKMKTAVTGMRKESVAAADKMDDLKENPRENKRVTAENDVGDQIDRTDSAEVQNKA; encoded by the exons ATGTTCGGCGTGGAGGAACATGTTCTGATAAAGCTCTCGAACGCTAACCCAGCAGGGGAAACAAATCGGCAGGCACCGCCAAGCATGTCCGGCTCGGTACCGTTCTACCGCAAGTACCGCCGCGGCTACGACCGGGGATACCGGTACCAGTCGGGCGGCAGGTACGCTGCGAGCGCCAGCGGCGGCAGCGGTGGCACCAGAACCAGGGG GCTTGATTGGTCCTCACAATCTGGATTGGACCCGCTGACGAAGGGAACTAAGCCCTCCTACTTAGCTGTGGACCGTGAGAACCAAATCATCGGCTACGTGGTGCCCATCTTCAGGACCAG CCAAGAGTTTGCGGCGGGATATTCGGACAAGACAAAACTGCGGGACACTGCCGCCTATATGGAGAGCCGCGATGTGTTCACCAGCGGTCTGGAGATGGAACGGTCGGAGCAGATCTCCAGGAAGGAGGCCATGCGTGAAACGGCCCAGCGTATCTCGTTTAATAAAACG GTCCACGAACACGAGGAGCACTTCAAGCGCATGAACGAAGACAGCCTGATGCACGGCCCGGAGTTCATCATCAAGCCTCGCTCGCACACCGTGTGGGAGAAGCAGTGCGTGAGGCTCCACTGCACCATCAGCGGCTGGCCAGACCCCCGAGTCGTTTG GTACAAAAATAACGTGGCCATCGACCCCCTTGCCAATACCGGCAAGTACAAAATCGAAAGCAAATACAGCGTGCACTCACTGGAGATCAACAG GTGCGATTTTGAGGACACGGCCCAGTATCGCGTCTCGGCCATGAATGTCAAGGGGGAGGCGTCGGCCTTCGCCTCGGTCGTCGTAAAAA GGTTTAAAGGGGAAGTGGACGAGTTCCTGCCCGCACCGAGAC TGGGACCCGTGTCCGAGTATGGCATCACCTTCCAGACCCACATGGTCGACAAGTTCGGCGTGTCCTTCGGCAGGGAGGGTGAGACGATGAGCTTGGGGTGCACGGTCATCATCCACCCGGCTCTGGACCGCTACCAACCTGAAGTGCAGTGGTACAGAGACG GCGTTCTGCTGTCACCGTCCAAGTGGAACCACATGCACTGGAGCGGTGACCGGGCCACACTAACCCTCACACACCTCAACAAAGAAGACGAAGGGCTCTACACACTCCGCGTCTCCACCAAGTCTGGATCCAAAACCTACTCTGCCTACGTTTTTGTGAGAG ATGCTGACGCCGAGGTGGAAGGAGCGCCAGGGGCCCCCCTGGATGTGTGCTGCCTTGATGCCAACAAGGACTACATCATAGTCTCCTGGAAGCAGCCGGCAGTCGACGGTGGCGACTCAATCCTGGGTTACTTTGTAGACAG GTGTGAGGTTGGGACAAGCCACTGGATCCAGTGCAACGACACCCCTGTCAAGTTTGCCCGATTCCCGGTCACCGGATTGGTCGAAGGCCGTTCCTATATTTTCCGTGTGCGCGCCGTCAACAAGAGTGGCATGAGCCGTCCTTCCCGGGTGTCCGAGCCCGTGGCCGCCATGGACCCGGCTGACCGCGCCCGCATGAGAG GTACCTCTGCTCCTTGGACTGGCCAGATCATCGTCACAGAGGAGGAACCTGCAG AGGGTATTGTTCCTGGCAGACCTCGTGAACTGCAGGTGACAGAAGCAACCAAGAACTACTTGGTGCTCAGCTGGAAGCCCCCTGGCGAGAAAGGCCTGGAAGGTGTCATGTACTATGTGGAGAAG TGTGTCTCAGGCACAGACAGCTGGCAAAGGGTGAACACCGAGATTCCGGTCAAGTCGCCTCGTTTCGCACTGTTTGACCTGGCCGAGGGAAACTCCTACAGCTTCCGCGTCCGTTGCTGCAACGCCGCCGGGGTCGGCGAACCATCCGACCCCACTGAAGCCACCACGGTCGGCGACAAGCTCG ACACTCCATCTGCTCCGAGCAAAGTGGTCCCAACGAGGAACACGGACACGTCGGTGGTGGTTTCCTGGGAAGCGTCCCATGATGCCAAAGAGTTGGTGGGCTACTACATCGAGGCCAGCATCGTGGGCAGCAATGTCTGGGAGCCGTGCAACAACAAACCCGTCAACGTGACCAG GTTTATCTGTCACGGTCTGATGACCGGAGAGAAGTATGTGTTCAGGGTGAGGGCCGTGAACCCCGCAGGACTCAGTCAGTTCTCTCCGGAATCAGAGCCTGTGGAGGTGAAGGCTGCGATCG GGGGCGGCATCCCTCATGGTGTGTTGCCGGAGACGGGGCCGGGGGGTAACCAGGGTCAACTAACCGCGCACAGGCCACACTGGACGGGCGCGCATGACACTGTCCAGATCCTGGCTGACACAAAAAGCAAAGCTCAGGCCGACCCCGAGCTCCCCGTGAGGGGGcccggggcggcggcggcggcggtggtggcTAGCTCCGGCCCCTCGGACTGTAACAACAAAGGGTCAGAGAGGGGCTGCGCGAACCCGATTGCGGCGAACGAGCCGCCCTCAGAGCCTCCGCCAGGCTTACTTTGTGAAGCACTTACTGACATAGCAGCACACTTAGGCACGCCTTGCGCCGAGGggccagctgaaaagacagCCCGTAACCCCCCAGGGGTCAAGCAGGCATGCGAGTTGTCAGTAGATGCTTCTGCTAACCGGGAGCCGGCGGGGCCGGACGCACGGGCTGAAAATGAAG CGTCGCCTGCGCCGCCATTCGGCATCAGCGTGCTGGAGTGCGTACGTGACTCCATGGTGCTGACGTGGAAGCAGCCCACCTTCATCGGAGGCGCCGATATCAGCGGGTACTTCGTGGACTACCGCGAGGTCGTCGATGGCGTGGCGGGAGAGTGGCACGAGGCCAATATCAGAGCGGTCAGCGAGCGCGCCTACAGG GTGACCGACCTGAAGGAGAACAAGAAGTACCAGTTCCAGGTTCGGGCGGCAAACATTGCGGGCGTCGGCATCCCGTCCCTTCCGAGTGAAACGTTCCTGTGCGAAGAGTGGACCATCGCGGTTCCAG GACCTCCTCACGATCTGCAGCTGCGAGAGGTCCGAGCCGACTCCATGGTGTTGCTTTGGAGACCTCCAGTGTACCAAGGGCGGAATCCCGTCAACGGCTTCTACGTAGATATGAAGGAGGCCGAAGGCCCAGAGGAAGCTTGGAGAGGACTCAACACCAAGGCCTCGCAGAACACCTTCTTCAAG GTGAAGAACCTGAAGGAGGAAGGGACGTACGTATTCCGCGTGCGAGCTCAGAACCAAGCCGGCGTGGGGAAGACCTCGGACATCTCCGAGCCTGTCCAAGCCGTGACCAGGCCGG GCACCAAGGAGATCGCGGTGGACGTGGACGATGACGGCATCATCTCTCTCAACTTCGAATGCGCCGACATGACCCCTGACTCCAAATTCGTGTGGTCCAAGAACTACGAGGACATGGACGACTCGCCGCGCCTGACCGTGGAAAGCAAAGGGAACAA ATCCAAACTCACGTTCGAGTCCCCCGGAGAGGAAGACATCGGTATTTATTCATGCCTGGTCACCCACACCGATGGCGCTTCATCCAGCTACACCATCTCACCCGAAG AGTTGAAGAGACTGCTGGAGATCAGCCGTGATCACAAGTTCCCCA CTATCCCGCTCAAGTCCGATTTGGCCGTGGAGATGCTGGAGAAGGGCAGAGTTCGCTTCTGGCTGCAGGCCGAGCAGATTTCGGGGAACGCCAAAGTGGACTACGTGTTCAACGACAACGTGGTGACTCAAGGCGAG AAATACAAGATGAGCTTTGACAAGAACACGGGCGTGGTCGAGATGATCATGGAGTCTCTGATGCCGGAGGATGAAGGCACCTTCACCTTCCAGATGCAGGACGGAAAAGCCACCAACCAGTCCAGTTTGGTACTCATAGGAGACG TGTTCAAGGATCTGCAGAAGGAATCGGAGTTCCAGAGGAAAGAATGGTTCCGAAAACAAG GTCCTCACTTTATTGAGTATTTAGGCTATGAGGTCACTccagaatgttgtgtggtgctGAAGTGTAAG GTGGGGAACATCAAGAAAGAGACGTCGGCGGTCTGGTACAAGGACGGGCGGGAGATCAAGGCGGACCAGAATCTGGCCTTCACCGAGGGCGTCCTCAAACTGGAAATTGCGCAG CCCGACCCCCCCGCCGGCTCTGCGGACGACCACCCC ATTTCCAAGAAGGACGCCGGCGTGTACGAAACGGTCTTGAAGGACGACCGGGGAAAAGACGCGTCCAAGTTAAATCTGACGGACcaat GTTTCAAGAACCTGATGAACGAAGTCTTCAACTACATCG CTAACTCGTCCACGCCGCTGAAGATCACGAGCACGGACCAGGGAATTCGCCTCTACACCTTCGTCAGCTACTACAACGACCTGCTGCCCGTCACGTGGCATTACAA AGACTCGGCCGTCGCCTTCTCGGAGCGACTGAAGAGCGGCGTGGTGGGCGATCAGCTGTGGCTGCAGATCAGCGAGCCCACCGAGAAGGACATGGGCAAGTACGCCATCGAGTTCAACATCAACGAGGGCGGGGGCGGCCTGAGGAGGACCGTGGAGCTGTCGGGTCAAG CCTATGAGGACGCGTTGGCGGAATTCAGGAGACTCAA AGCGGCCGCCATTGCAGAAAAAT ATCGCGCCCGAGTGGCAGGAGGCCTCCCCGACGTGGTCACTATCCAGGAGGGCAAG GCGCTCAACCTCACCTGCAACATCTCGGGCGATCCGCTGCCCCAGGTGACGTGGCTGAAGAACGACCGGGAGCTGACGTCCGACGGGCACTGCGTCCTCCGCCTGGAGTCGGGCAAGTTCGCCAGCTTCACCATCACGGCGGTGAGCACGGCCGACACGGGCAAGTACAGCATCCTGGTGAAGAACAAGCACGGCACGGAGAGCGCGGAATTCACC TTGGAAGTGATCGAGGGAACGCCCGACCTGGGCGTGACTTCGTACTGGACTGACGCCGAGGGTAATGTGGTTTTTGGTTCCAACACCCCGGAGGACAAGATGAAAACGGCCGTCACCGGGATGAGAAaag AATCCGTGGCGGCAGCGGACAAGATGGATGACCTGAAGGAGAATCCGCGAGAAAACAAACGAGTCACTGCTGAAAACGACGTTGGTGACCAAATAGATCGAACGGATTCAGCTGAAGTACAAAACAAAGCTTAA